A genomic window from Streptomyces broussonetiae includes:
- a CDS encoding chaplin, which produces MRLRSFATTAVLAGFLAMGGSVTAFAADPNPVGTATNSPGVVSGDVIQLPIDVNANVCGDSIDIIGLLNPASNNSCSIK; this is translated from the coding sequence ATGCGTCTTCGCAGCTTCGCCACAACGGCCGTGCTCGCAGGTTTCCTTGCCATGGGAGGCTCGGTGACGGCTTTCGCGGCCGACCCGAACCCGGTCGGTACCGCCACCAACAGCCCGGGCGTCGTCTCGGGCGACGTCATTCAGCTCCCGATCGACGTCAACGCCAACGTATGTGGCGACAGCATCGACATCATCGGCCTGCTCAACCCGGCCTCCAACAACAGCTGCAGCATCAAGTGA
- a CDS encoding inositol monophosphatase family protein, whose product MINGGSDAHLAVTAARAGASVVQDLYGSRLARYDKSAGDFATEADLAAEQAIVDVLRAARPDDAVTGEESGRSGAADAHRRWLVDPLCGTLNYAVRTMLVGVNVALREGDRVTAAATADPFSGEVFWTDGAAARLRSPDGTDERLTPHAGSALVDVNLDPPFPGAPGFQAVRLLADPGFAERFRPRVISSTLAVAWVAAGRRAAYVTDGDLRDRVHFAAGIALCRAAGCTVTGLRGEPVLTGADGLVAAADAQTHAALLALVKKQASGGS is encoded by the coding sequence ATGATCAACGGGGGATCCGACGCCCACCTGGCCGTGACGGCGGCCCGGGCGGGCGCGAGCGTGGTCCAAGACCTCTACGGCAGCCGGCTCGCACGCTACGACAAGTCGGCCGGTGACTTCGCGACCGAGGCGGACCTGGCCGCCGAGCAGGCCATCGTGGACGTGCTGCGTGCTGCCCGCCCCGACGACGCCGTCACCGGGGAGGAGAGCGGACGCTCCGGCGCCGCCGACGCCCACCGCCGCTGGCTGGTCGACCCCCTGTGCGGCACCCTCAACTACGCCGTGCGCACCATGCTCGTCGGCGTGAACGTCGCCCTGCGGGAAGGGGACCGGGTCACGGCCGCCGCCACGGCCGACCCGTTCAGCGGCGAGGTGTTCTGGACCGACGGCGCCGCCGCCCGGCTCCGCTCGCCGGACGGCACCGACGAGCGGCTGACGCCCCACGCCGGTTCCGCGCTGGTGGACGTCAACCTCGACCCGCCTTTTCCGGGCGCCCCCGGATTCCAGGCCGTCCGCCTCCTGGCCGACCCCGGCTTCGCCGAGCGGTTCCGGCCCCGGGTGATCTCCAGCACGCTCGCGGTGGCCTGGGTCGCCGCCGGGCGCAGGGCCGCCTATGTCACCGACGGCGACCTGCGCGACCGTGTGCACTTCGCGGCCGGGATCGCGCTGTGCCGGGCGGCCGGCTGCACGGTGACCGGCCTGCGCGGCGAGCCCGTCCTCACCGGCGCCGACGGGCTCGTCGCGGCGGCCGACGCCCAGACCCATGCTGCCCTGCTGGCCCTCGTCAAGAAGCAGGCCTCGGGCGGGAGTTGA
- a CDS encoding acyltransferase family protein, whose product MTTATTRTLRTTPHARDGETTARDSPHTAHSSLPSLTGLRWMAALLVFGLHVNNFGYFGGTGGRLVFWGFSSGATGVSFFFVLSGFVLTWSARPHDRVPAFWRRRIARIYPVHLVTVALAFLLAVTLEHNAQPTPKEAAANVLLLHSWWRPWWQTLNPVSWSLACEAFFYASFPLLLLLLRRLGVRGSVVLGGLSMAAVVVLAWSDAHHWWTYALYSFPAARLPEFVLGAVGARLVRLGRWRGPGLEASLALAIIGYFLVPQVAPGYSATMCTIVGFTLLIPAAANADLQGQPSMWRSRRMVRLGELSFAFYMVHLLVLRAGTHLLGIKPHFGVLMGSIVTATVFALALGLSWVLYEAVECPARRLLLRRRRATAPAHPEPQPQPQPATKD is encoded by the coding sequence ATGACCACGGCGACGACCCGGACGCTCCGGACGACGCCGCATGCCCGTGACGGTGAAACGACCGCCAGGGACTCCCCACACACAGCCCACTCCTCACTGCCGTCCCTGACGGGACTGCGGTGGATGGCGGCGCTGCTGGTGTTCGGACTGCATGTGAACAATTTCGGCTACTTCGGCGGTACCGGTGGCCGCCTCGTGTTCTGGGGGTTCAGCTCCGGAGCCACCGGAGTGTCGTTCTTCTTTGTGTTGTCCGGATTCGTCCTGACCTGGTCGGCCAGACCCCACGACCGCGTGCCCGCCTTCTGGCGGCGGCGCATCGCACGGATCTATCCGGTGCACCTGGTCACCGTGGCCCTCGCCTTCCTCCTGGCGGTCACGCTGGAACACAACGCCCAACCGACGCCCAAGGAGGCGGCAGCGAACGTGCTGCTGCTCCACTCCTGGTGGCGGCCGTGGTGGCAGACACTGAACCCGGTCAGCTGGTCCCTGGCGTGCGAGGCGTTCTTCTACGCCTCCTTCCCGCTGCTGCTCCTGCTGCTGCGCCGGCTCGGCGTGCGCGGATCGGTCGTGCTCGGCGGGCTGTCGATGGCGGCCGTGGTGGTGCTGGCCTGGTCGGACGCCCACCACTGGTGGACGTACGCGCTGTACTCGTTCCCCGCCGCCCGGCTGCCCGAGTTCGTGCTCGGCGCGGTCGGCGCCCGGCTGGTGCGGCTGGGCCGCTGGCGCGGGCCCGGGCTGGAGGCCTCGCTCGCCCTGGCGATCATCGGATACTTCCTGGTCCCGCAGGTCGCGCCCGGATACTCCGCAACCATGTGCACGATCGTCGGATTCACCCTGCTGATCCCCGCGGCGGCGAACGCGGACCTCCAGGGACAGCCGTCGATGTGGCGCAGCCGGCGGATGGTGCGGCTCGGGGAGCTGTCCTTCGCCTTCTACATGGTGCATCTGCTCGTGCTGCGCGCCGGGACGCACCTGCTCGGCATCAAGCCGCACTTCGGTGTCCTCATGGGCTCGATCGTCACCGCGACCGTGTTCGCCCTGGCGCTGGGCCTGTCCTGGGTGCTGTACGAGGCGGTGGAGTGCCCGGCGCGCCGCCTGCTGCTGCGGCGCCGCCGGGCCACGGCCCCGGCCCACCCCGAGCCCCAGCCCCAGCCCCAGCCGGCGACGAAGGACTGA
- a CDS encoding Ppx/GppA phosphatase family protein, translated as MRLSVVDAGSNTVRLVIADVEGGVPLPVHTVKWKLRLSEHVGPDGAICEEAVESLVNAVAAAGATARRWHATGPLAFATAVVRGAPNRQEVLRRVSCGTGIRMCTLPGETEAELTFLAARRWLGWHAGPLALLDIGGGSLEVAFGRGRLPDFAASLPLGAARLTREYLRVQDPPGPAELKELRRRIRHELRDVAARIRWEAPRTAAVSSRTFQQLARLCGAAPGRHGPFVQRDMHGADLREAVRTLAALPAAERAQLPGISAPRAEQSLAGAVVGHTALKLMGLRGAVVCPWAIREGVLLRYLEEGADWWTDVTGTADSAGPSPGATLRIAGPSV; from the coding sequence ATGCGGCTGAGCGTGGTGGATGCGGGGTCGAACACGGTCCGGTTGGTGATCGCGGATGTGGAGGGGGGCGTACCGCTCCCGGTGCACACCGTCAAGTGGAAGCTGCGCCTGTCCGAACACGTCGGGCCGGACGGCGCCATCTGCGAGGAGGCGGTGGAGAGCCTGGTGAACGCGGTCGCCGCGGCCGGGGCCACCGCCCGGCGCTGGCATGCGACGGGGCCACTGGCCTTCGCCACGGCGGTGGTCCGCGGCGCCCCGAACCGGCAGGAGGTGCTGCGGCGGGTGTCCTGCGGGACCGGTATCCGGATGTGCACCCTGCCCGGCGAGACCGAGGCCGAGCTGACCTTTCTGGCGGCGCGCCGCTGGCTCGGCTGGCATGCGGGCCCCCTCGCGCTGCTCGACATCGGCGGCGGCTCGCTCGAGGTGGCTTTCGGCCGCGGCCGACTGCCCGACTTCGCCGCCTCTCTCCCGCTCGGCGCCGCCCGGCTGACCCGCGAGTATCTGCGCGTCCAGGATCCGCCGGGTCCGGCCGAGCTGAAGGAACTGCGCCGGCGGATCCGGCACGAGTTGCGGGACGTGGCCGCGCGGATCCGCTGGGAGGCGCCGCGCACCGCCGCGGTCAGTTCCCGTACGTTCCAGCAGCTGGCCCGGCTGTGCGGGGCGGCACCGGGGCGCCACGGCCCGTTCGTACAGCGGGATATGCACGGTGCGGACCTGCGTGAGGCGGTCCGCACGCTGGCCGCGCTGCCCGCCGCCGAGCGCGCCCAGCTGCCCGGCATCTCCGCGCCGCGCGCCGAGCAGAGCCTGGCCGGTGCGGTCGTGGGGCACACGGCGTTGAAGCTCATGGGGCTGCGCGGGGCCGTCGTGTGTCCCTGGGCGATCCGCGAGGGCGTGCTGCTCCGCTACCTCGAGGAGGGCGCCGACTGGTGGACCGACGTCACCGGCACCGCCGACAGCGCGGGCCCGTCGCCCGGGGCGACCCTGCGTATCGCGGGCCCGTCGGTGTAG
- a CDS encoding FAD-binding protein: MTTQAHDLAARFGPALDTRWASLDASAQDFGHLVRATPLGVLRPGSAAEIKDVLEFAGPRGIAVSVRGGGHSMYGQGQAGDGIVLDLRGMRRIGPVTDRQVTVQAGALWREVLAATLPHGLTPPVLTDYLGASVGGVLSAGGLGGATHRHGLVADQVLELEVVTGAGDHRVCSPDRDPALWGAVLAGLGQCAVIVAATLRLAPAPDRVRRHCLYYTDLTRYLADQRMLAEEQRFGHLEGQARPADGQGWQYMIEAVVPYDGPCPPDDGALLAGLGHDPAALETEDLDYPQFAHRVDTDEEILTATGEWLHPHPWLNLLLPHDSAESVVRAVLADPAFQDLRDTGLVLLYPLLSARLRAPLFTRPPGQVPYLFALLRTAAPGSPETAAAMVAANRAAYELARSRGAVAYPVNALPMSDADWRDHYGSRWSALADAKRRHDPCLVLARGHGLRF, from the coding sequence ATGACGACGCAGGCCCACGACCTCGCCGCCCGCTTCGGACCGGCCCTGGACACCCGCTGGGCGAGCCTGGACGCATCCGCGCAGGACTTCGGCCACCTCGTGCGCGCCACACCGCTCGGCGTGCTGCGCCCGGGATCCGCCGCCGAGATCAAGGACGTACTGGAGTTCGCCGGCCCCCGGGGCATCGCGGTGAGCGTGCGCGGCGGCGGCCACTCGATGTACGGGCAGGGGCAGGCCGGCGACGGGATCGTGCTCGACCTGCGGGGAATGCGCCGGATCGGTCCTGTGACGGACCGGCAGGTGACGGTACAGGCCGGGGCCCTGTGGCGGGAGGTGCTGGCCGCCACGCTGCCGCACGGGCTCACGCCCCCGGTCCTCACCGACTACCTCGGCGCGAGCGTCGGCGGTGTCCTGTCGGCGGGCGGCCTCGGCGGCGCCACCCACCGGCACGGCCTGGTCGCGGACCAGGTCCTGGAGCTGGAGGTGGTCACCGGCGCCGGGGACCACCGCGTCTGCTCGCCCGACCGGGACCCCGCGCTCTGGGGTGCCGTGCTCGCCGGACTCGGCCAGTGCGCCGTCATCGTCGCCGCCACCCTGCGCCTGGCCCCCGCACCCGACCGGGTCCGCCGCCACTGCCTGTACTACACCGACCTCACCCGCTACCTCGCCGACCAGCGGATGCTCGCCGAGGAGCAGCGCTTCGGCCATCTGGAGGGCCAGGCCCGGCCGGCCGACGGCCAGGGGTGGCAGTACATGATCGAGGCCGTGGTCCCGTACGACGGCCCGTGCCCTCCCGACGACGGTGCGCTCCTCGCCGGACTCGGGCACGACCCCGCCGCCCTGGAGACGGAGGACCTCGACTACCCGCAGTTCGCCCACCGCGTGGACACGGACGAGGAGATCCTCACCGCGACGGGGGAGTGGCTGCACCCGCACCCGTGGCTCAACCTGCTCCTGCCGCACGACAGCGCCGAGTCCGTCGTGCGTGCCGTGCTCGCCGACCCGGCCTTCCAGGACCTGCGGGACACCGGTCTGGTGCTGCTGTACCCACTGCTCTCCGCTCGGCTGCGCGCTCCGCTCTTCACTCGTCCGCCCGGCCAAGTCCCCTACCTTTTCGCCCTGTTGCGCACGGCCGCGCCCGGCAGCCCGGAGACGGCCGCGGCGATGGTGGCCGCCAACCGAGCCGCCTACGAGCTGGCCCGGTCCCGCGGTGCCGTCGCCTATCCCGTCAACGCCCTGCCCATGTCGGACGCCGACTGGCGGGACCACTACGGCAGCCGCTGGTCGGCCCTCGCGGACGCCAAACGGCGCCACGACCCCTGTCTCGTCCTGGCCCGCGGGCACGGTCTGCGGTTCTGA
- a CDS encoding RICIN domain-containing protein: MNRTGGAAAVTSTAVALVLGGGLASPVSAAAPADAAYRVTVGTPVPFTHPTDTPATPYLDRDGTFHYQQSAALYGAKDPRTWDFYTGKDFDTATFDKTLSKAVNPANSADRNDDTTWRCNNSPTGRNATYAPSGSGYAQKNYCDLSGVWVDPDTGDWYGLVHNEFTPQPFGDGLHYDAIDYAVSTDRGRTWTIKDHAITSPYSTERGDTTAFPNQTYSYGDGDQRLFVDTASGYFYVYYGSRIIDKSGGWKAFYEHVARAPISAKMAPGSWQKWYDGAWSQPGTGGKESNIVPVDAGHPTGYTPASAEYDPANTGTAAQQIAAGKMPPTSPLFVMNIAYDAYLGLYIGEPQAVDQSGSSPQYLYATDDLATQKWHLIGDTGSYTNASWYRWFLDSANRTSSAIVGKSFRSYCSFGCSHDASGEYVDITVDSTTPAAAPMDTHRGYRIASGAGRVLAQAARGSAVTSLAGPTGSGRDTWVFTPTGDGAFTIANAASGRLLGVDSSSTAGRAWGARPTATKAPAEGPAVGQQWFVIPDAGHGGYRLVNRYSGLVLGLSTASGRLAETTPARTWAATAGSPAGAGRTAAEQTLSLTATGPARR; encoded by the coding sequence TTGAACAGAACAGGTGGCGCCGCCGCGGTGACCTCGACGGCCGTCGCCCTGGTCCTGGGCGGCGGCCTCGCCTCCCCGGTGTCGGCCGCAGCACCCGCCGACGCCGCCTACAGGGTGACCGTGGGGACCCCGGTGCCCTTCACCCACCCCACCGACACCCCCGCCACCCCGTATCTGGACCGGGACGGCACCTTCCACTACCAGCAGTCCGCCGCGCTCTACGGCGCCAAGGACCCGCGCACCTGGGACTTCTACACCGGCAAGGACTTCGACACCGCCACCTTCGACAAGACACTCAGCAAGGCGGTCAACCCCGCCAACTCCGCCGACCGCAACGACGACACCACCTGGCGGTGCAACAACAGCCCCACCGGCCGCAACGCCACCTACGCGCCCAGCGGCTCGGGCTACGCCCAGAAGAACTACTGCGATCTGTCCGGGGTGTGGGTCGACCCCGACACCGGCGACTGGTACGGCCTGGTGCACAACGAGTTCACCCCGCAGCCCTTCGGCGACGGACTGCACTACGACGCCATCGACTACGCCGTCTCCACCGACCGGGGCCGCACCTGGACCATCAAGGACCATGCGATCACCTCGCCGTACAGCACCGAGCGCGGGGACACCACGGCCTTCCCGAACCAGACGTACTCCTACGGCGACGGCGACCAGCGCCTGTTCGTGGACACGGCCTCCGGCTACTTCTACGTCTATTACGGCTCCCGGATCATCGACAAGAGCGGTGGCTGGAAGGCGTTCTACGAGCACGTGGCCCGCGCACCCATCTCGGCCAAGATGGCACCCGGCTCCTGGCAGAAGTGGTACGACGGCGCCTGGTCCCAGCCCGGCACCGGCGGCAAGGAGAGCAACATCGTCCCTGTCGACGCAGGCCATCCCACCGGCTACACCCCTGCCTCCGCCGAGTACGACCCGGCCAACACCGGTACCGCCGCCCAGCAGATCGCAGCCGGCAAAATGCCCCCGACCTCGCCGCTGTTCGTCATGAACATCGCCTACGACGCCTACCTCGGCCTCTACATTGGCGAACCGCAGGCCGTCGACCAGAGCGGCAGTTCACCGCAGTACCTGTACGCCACCGACGACCTCGCGACCCAGAAGTGGCACCTCATCGGGGACACCGGCAGCTACACCAACGCCTCCTGGTACCGCTGGTTCCTGGACTCGGCCAACCGCACCAGCTCCGCCATCGTCGGCAAGTCCTTCCGCTCCTACTGCTCCTTCGGCTGCTCGCACGACGCCTCCGGGGAGTACGTCGACATCACCGTCGACTCCACCACCCCGGCCGCCGCGCCCATGGACACGCACCGCGGCTACCGCATCGCCAGCGGCGCGGGCCGGGTCCTCGCCCAGGCGGCCCGTGGATCCGCCGTCACCTCGCTGGCCGGGCCCACCGGATCCGGCCGGGACACCTGGGTGTTCACGCCGACCGGCGACGGCGCCTTCACCATCGCCAACGCGGCGAGCGGCCGGCTGCTCGGCGTCGACTCCTCGTCCACCGCGGGCCGCGCCTGGGGCGCCCGGCCCACGGCGACGAAGGCACCGGCCGAGGGGCCGGCCGTCGGACAGCAGTGGTTCGTGATCCCGGACGCCGGCCACGGCGGCTACCGTCTGGTCAACCGCTACAGCGGCCTGGTTCTCGGACTCTCCACGGCCTCCGGCCGCCTCGCCGAGACCACACCGGCACGCACCTGGGCGGCCACCGCAGGCAGTCCTGCGGGCGCCGGCCGCACCGCGGCCGAACAGACCCTGTCCCTCACCGCGACCGGCCCCGCGCGCCGCTAG
- a CDS encoding FAD-dependent oxidoreductase — MSGTDVTKVVVIGGGIAGTAAALALQRAGYDVTVYEAHPDTAADIGAFLTLGSNGMRALAQLGATDAVTATGFALTSLRLLDSQGTEQARGSLGEVTDPALHYRCLRRGELNSALQREAARRGIPVRHGVRLADVSNGPDGVTAHFADGTTADADLLLGADGLNSTVRTRLVPEARPGYAGQRIYYGYSAAAPEGDPTGLITFVRGGESTFGYAVSPAGQTYWFARVNTEALPADGAVHEADRREELLPLLRGDATPAADIVAGSVGPVLATNATDLPLGTVWHRGRALLIGDAAHAASPATGQGASMALEDAVVLAKALRDLPDVPAAFAAYEGHRRPRVERNITVSGGMSRAGHGSARPGLAVARPAEPDAALIRQLAWDTPLSAAPPKES; from the coding sequence GTGAGCGGGACGGACGTGACGAAGGTAGTGGTGATCGGCGGCGGCATCGCGGGGACCGCCGCCGCGCTCGCACTGCAGAGGGCCGGCTACGACGTCACCGTGTACGAGGCGCACCCCGACACCGCGGCGGACATCGGCGCCTTTCTGACCCTCGGCAGCAACGGCATGCGCGCCCTGGCCCAGCTCGGCGCCACGGACGCGGTCACGGCGACCGGATTCGCGCTGACCTCGCTCCGGCTGCTCGACAGCCAGGGCACGGAGCAGGCGCGCGGCTCGCTGGGCGAGGTGACCGACCCCGCCCTGCACTACCGCTGCCTGCGCCGTGGCGAGCTGAACAGCGCGCTCCAGCGCGAGGCGGCCCGGCGCGGCATCCCGGTGCGCCACGGCGTCCGGCTGGCCGACGTCAGCAACGGCCCGGACGGCGTCACCGCGCACTTCGCCGACGGCACCACCGCCGACGCGGACCTCCTCCTCGGCGCCGACGGCCTCAACTCCACCGTGCGCACCCGCCTCGTCCCCGAGGCGCGGCCCGGTTACGCGGGCCAGCGGATCTACTACGGCTACAGCGCTGCCGCTCCCGAGGGGGACCCGACCGGCCTCATCACCTTTGTGCGGGGCGGCGAGTCCACCTTCGGGTACGCGGTGTCCCCGGCGGGGCAGACCTACTGGTTCGCCCGCGTGAACACCGAGGCCCTGCCCGCCGACGGGGCCGTGCACGAAGCCGACCGGCGCGAGGAACTGCTGCCGCTGCTGCGGGGTGACGCCACACCGGCCGCCGACATCGTCGCGGGCTCCGTCGGTCCGGTCCTGGCCACCAACGCCACCGACCTGCCGCTCGGCACCGTCTGGCACCGCGGGCGTGCGCTGCTCATCGGCGACGCGGCCCACGCCGCCTCCCCCGCGACCGGCCAGGGAGCCTCGATGGCGCTGGAGGACGCGGTGGTCCTCGCCAAGGCGCTGCGCGACCTGCCCGATGTGCCCGCCGCGTTCGCCGCCTACGAGGGGCACCGCCGCCCGCGGGTGGAGCGCAACATCACCGTCAGCGGCGGCATGTCGCGCGCCGGCCACGGTTCGGCCCGCCCGGGCCTGGCCGTGGCCCGCCCCGCCGAGCCCGACGCGGCCCTCATCCGCCAACTGGCCTGGGACACCCCGCTGTCCGCGGCACCGCCCAAGGAATCCTGA
- a CDS encoding discoidin domain-containing protein, translating to MRSGTRSRTRARCPGVALAALAALITLPLAHAPAVAATQAACNPADAAQGRPATASSAENSGTSASAAFDGATSTRWSSQFSDPQWIQVDLGATEDLCSIDLNWETAYGKDFQLQASADGQNWTTLKTVTGATGGTTSYDVSGSGRYVRMYGTARGTGYGYSLWEMAVHTTATGTTGPVQGGGDLGPNVIVVDPSTPNLQQKFDDVFQQQESAQFGTGRYQFLLKPGTYNGINAQIGFYTSISGLGPNPDDTQINGDVTVDAGWFNGNATQNFWRSAENLAITPSSGTDRWAVAQAAPFRRIHVKGGLNLAPSGYGWASGGYIADSKIDGTVGPYSQQQWYTRDSSVGGWTNGVWNMTFSGVQGAPATNFDSGPYTTLDTTPVSREKPYLYLDGNDYKVFVPGKRTNARGVSWPNTPGTSLSLDQFYVVKPGATAATINAALAQGLNLLFTPGIYHLDQTINVTRPDTVVLGLGLATLVPDGGIDAMHVADVDGVRLAGFLIDAGTVNSDTLLRIGTPGSTADHSADPTTMQDVFVRIGGAGPGLATNSVVVNSNNVLIDHTWLWRADHGSGVGWDTNRADYGLTVNGNDVLATGLFVEHFNKYDVYWSGERGRTIFFQNEKAYDAPNAAAITHDGVVGYAAYKVADSVTSHEAWGLGSYCNYTADPSIVQADGFETPVTSGIKMHDLLVISLGGNGQYAHVVNGTGAPTSGTSTVPSKVTSFP from the coding sequence ATGAGAAGTGGCACGAGAAGTCGTACGAGAGCGAGATGCCCGGGGGTTGCGCTCGCCGCCCTGGCCGCGCTGATCACCCTGCCCCTCGCCCACGCCCCGGCCGTCGCCGCGACCCAGGCGGCCTGCAACCCGGCCGACGCCGCCCAGGGCAGGCCCGCCACGGCCTCCTCCGCCGAGAACTCCGGCACGTCCGCCTCCGCCGCCTTCGACGGCGCCACCTCGACCCGTTGGTCCAGCCAGTTCTCCGACCCGCAGTGGATCCAGGTCGACCTCGGCGCGACCGAGGACCTGTGCTCGATCGACCTGAACTGGGAGACCGCCTACGGCAAGGACTTCCAGCTCCAGGCCTCCGCCGACGGCCAGAACTGGACCACCCTCAAGACCGTCACCGGCGCAACCGGCGGCACCACGTCGTACGACGTCAGCGGCTCCGGCCGGTACGTGCGCATGTACGGCACCGCACGCGGCACCGGCTACGGCTACTCCCTGTGGGAGATGGCCGTACACACCACGGCCACGGGGACGACGGGGCCGGTCCAGGGCGGCGGTGACCTCGGCCCGAACGTCATCGTCGTCGACCCCTCCACCCCGAACCTCCAGCAGAAGTTCGACGACGTCTTCCAGCAGCAGGAGTCGGCCCAGTTCGGCACCGGGCGCTACCAGTTCCTGCTCAAGCCGGGCACCTACAACGGCATCAACGCCCAGATCGGCTTCTACACCTCCATCTCCGGGCTCGGCCCGAACCCCGACGACACCCAGATCAACGGTGATGTCACGGTCGACGCCGGCTGGTTCAACGGCAACGCCACGCAGAACTTCTGGCGCTCGGCCGAGAACCTCGCCATCACGCCGTCGAGCGGCACCGACCGCTGGGCCGTCGCCCAGGCGGCACCCTTCCGCCGCATCCACGTCAAGGGCGGGCTCAACCTCGCCCCGAGCGGCTACGGCTGGGCCTCGGGTGGTTACATCGCCGACTCGAAGATCGACGGCACGGTGGGCCCGTACTCCCAGCAGCAGTGGTACACCCGGGACAGCTCGGTCGGCGGCTGGACCAACGGGGTCTGGAACATGACCTTCTCCGGAGTCCAGGGCGCGCCGGCGACCAACTTCGACAGCGGCCCGTACACCACGCTGGACACCACGCCCGTCTCGCGCGAGAAGCCGTACCTCTACCTGGACGGCAACGACTACAAGGTCTTCGTCCCCGGCAAGCGCACCAATGCCCGGGGCGTCTCCTGGCCGAACACCCCGGGCACATCCCTGTCCCTCGACCAGTTCTACGTCGTGAAGCCGGGCGCCACCGCCGCCACCATCAACGCGGCCCTCGCCCAGGGCCTCAACCTCCTGTTCACGCCCGGCATTTACCACCTCGACCAGACGATCAACGTGACCCGACCCGACACCGTCGTCCTCGGACTCGGCCTCGCCACGCTGGTCCCGGACGGCGGCATCGACGCGATGCACGTCGCCGACGTCGACGGCGTACGGCTCGCGGGCTTCCTCATCGACGCGGGCACGGTCAACTCGGACACGCTGCTGCGGATCGGCACCCCCGGGTCCACTGCCGACCACTCCGCCGACCCCACGACGATGCAGGACGTCTTCGTCCGTATCGGAGGCGCGGGTCCCGGCCTCGCCACCAACTCCGTGGTCGTGAACAGCAACAACGTCCTCATCGACCACACCTGGCTATGGCGCGCCGACCACGGCAGCGGTGTCGGCTGGGACACCAACCGCGCCGACTACGGCCTCACCGTCAACGGCAACGACGTGCTTGCCACGGGCCTGTTCGTCGAGCACTTCAACAAGTACGACGTGTACTGGAGCGGAGAGCGCGGCCGGACGATCTTCTTCCAGAACGAGAAGGCGTACGACGCCCCGAACGCCGCCGCCATCACCCATGACGGCGTCGTCGGCTACGCGGCCTACAAGGTCGCCGACTCCGTCACCAGTCACGAGGCCTGGGGTCTGGGCAGCTACTGCAACTACACGGCCGATCCCTCGATCGTCCAGGCCGACGGCTTCGAGACCCCGGTGACCAGCGGCATCAAGATGCACGACCTGCTGGTGATCTCGCTCGGCGGAAACGGCCAGTACGCCCACGTCGTGAACGGGACGGGCGCACCCACCTCGGGGACCAGCACCGTCCCCTCCAAGGTGACGTCCTTCCCGTGA